In Terriglobus sp. TAA 43, a single window of DNA contains:
- a CDS encoding VOC family protein, whose protein sequence is MHTLNHANLTTYDVPALQAFLERIFGLRTLETRVGKFAILQDAQGFLLALMFDKNMTPEHGYPGFFHVGFLQDTPRAVDERHAAIAQEGLAAPEPAMLQRGGPPTYGFYVNAPGGVTVEVSTMNLSNPI, encoded by the coding sequence ATGCACACACTCAATCACGCCAACCTGACCACCTATGACGTTCCCGCTCTGCAGGCCTTTCTGGAGCGCATCTTCGGACTGCGCACGCTTGAAACCCGCGTAGGGAAATTCGCGATTCTGCAGGATGCACAAGGCTTTCTGCTGGCGCTGATGTTCGACAAGAACATGACACCAGAACACGGATACCCCGGCTTCTTCCACGTGGGCTTTCTGCAGGACACACCCCGTGCAGTGGACGAGCGCCATGCCGCAATCGCACAGGAAGGCCTCGCCGCACCCGAACCAGCAATGCTTCAACGCGGTGGACCACCAACGTACGGCTTCTACGTCAATGCACCCGGTGGAGTCACTGTCGAGGTAAGCACCATGAACCTCAGCAATCCAATCTAA
- a CDS encoding CatA-like O-acetyltransferase, whose product MEACRKINLTTWPRTALFHFFHNFSEPFHSVCIRMDCTEAFAYAKAKNLSIFLTQVHCALTAAQHVQNFRTRILNGEPWEYERINAGCAIGRPNGTIGFAHYPYHDDLHEFVRVGSLAIEQSRNSNDLERPPAQNLIRFSSLPWLDFTSLSHARNYGAEDSAPRITFGKITDNEDRKTLPVSIHVHHGLVDGSHVGEFVDLLQLRFNSF is encoded by the coding sequence GTGGAAGCTTGCCGCAAGATAAACCTCACGACCTGGCCCCGCACGGCCCTGTTCCACTTCTTTCACAACTTCAGCGAGCCATTCCACAGTGTCTGCATCCGGATGGACTGCACGGAAGCCTTCGCCTATGCCAAGGCCAAGAACCTCTCCATCTTCCTCACACAGGTGCATTGTGCCCTCACGGCAGCGCAACACGTTCAAAACTTCCGGACACGCATTCTGAACGGTGAACCATGGGAGTACGAACGAATTAACGCCGGTTGCGCGATTGGCCGCCCAAACGGCACCATCGGTTTTGCCCACTATCCGTATCACGACGACCTGCATGAATTCGTTCGCGTGGGCTCGCTCGCCATAGAGCAGAGCCGGAACAGCAACGACCTGGAGCGTCCGCCTGCACAGAATCTCATCCGCTTCTCCTCGCTGCCGTGGCTGGACTTCACATCGCTGTCCCATGCACGCAACTACGGGGCAGAAGACTCTGCACCGCGCATCACCTTCGGCAAAATCACCGACAACGAAGACCGCAAAACTCTGCCCGTATCGATCCACGTACATCACGGACTGGTAGATGGATCGCACGTCGGAGAGTTCGTAGACCTGTTGCAACTGCGTTTCAACTCTTTCTGA
- a CDS encoding DUF2062 domain-containing protein, with translation MFGVPQSVREFLRCKVLRPLLRLLRGGVTPRRLAWSLALGMMIGINPTVGVTTVLLILIAWLFRLSQTASQIGSHIVAPLHVLLFLPFIQAGVHLFRTRRLPLSRQQLHHLSHHPILMVRNIWQWEWHALIVWGAIAVILTPLLAIYLRRALVLLMRRHPTLMHTRPATH, from the coding sequence ATGTTCGGTGTGCCACAATCCGTACGCGAGTTCCTGCGTTGCAAGGTGCTGCGGCCCTTACTGCGGCTGCTTCGCGGTGGAGTCACACCGCGCCGTCTCGCATGGAGTCTCGCTTTGGGAATGATGATCGGCATCAATCCCACCGTAGGCGTCACCACAGTGCTGTTGATTCTCATTGCGTGGCTCTTTCGTCTCAGCCAGACCGCTTCGCAGATAGGCTCGCATATCGTTGCGCCGCTGCATGTTCTGCTGTTCCTGCCATTCATTCAGGCGGGCGTGCATCTCTTCCGCACACGTCGCCTGCCTCTTTCCCGGCAACAGCTTCACCACCTAAGCCACCACCCCATTCTGATGGTGCGCAACATCTGGCAATGGGAATGGCATGCGCTGATTGTTTGGGGCGCAATTGCCGTTATCCTCACACCGCTCCTCGCGATTTATCTGCGACGCGCGCTCGTACTACTCATGCGACGCCATCCAACCCTAATGCATACGCGTCCCGCAACTCACTAA
- a CDS encoding M20/M25/M40 family metallo-hydrolase, producing the protein MSRTFSALRRGICTATLLSTVAVSSMPAAFAQKNKPAAAATEEKKTVPSYYGAQPATENVDLGIYAQIRNEGLLHSHVMEYMEGLSDGIGPRLTGSPNMKKANEWTRDRMTDAGLVNAHLEDWGEFGMGWKQINSWARMITPDTEPVWIQATPWSPATKGAVTADAVLVELNTQADLAKYKGKLAGKIVLLGAPHPIVDLTEPLFSRYTEAELKEMEGPETPRGRGGVNIQQALADRARLAQLRGAALKMMTEEGVAAIITPSRDGGKGGGTGIIFDDNGANLVRGAQVKETAVTIPNAVTTVENYGRIFRLLQHHVPVQMEVNIQTEFTGDHEHGFNTVAEIPGTDPKLKEQVVMVGGHLDSWISGTGATDNAAGSVVAMEAVRILKALNIKPRRTIRIALWSGEEQGLFGSRGYVKQHFGEITTPPGGPAPGSDAAMMAALGMGGRNARRGPLKTTKEWETLDAYYNLDNGTGKVRGVYTQQNFAIGPIFAQWIAPLKDLGVTTITNRNTGGTDHLSFDSLGLPGFQFIQDDMDYETRSHHSNMDTVERIHEDDLKQAAVVEAIFLYNTSEREAMMPRKPYPHPEEDSDRNAPLKNLYPTAVSGADKQ; encoded by the coding sequence ATGTCCCGTACTTTTTCGGCACTGCGTCGCGGCATTTGTACCGCCACGCTGCTGTCTACTGTTGCTGTTTCGTCCATGCCTGCGGCCTTTGCGCAGAAGAATAAGCCTGCTGCCGCTGCTACCGAAGAGAAGAAGACTGTTCCCAGCTATTACGGCGCGCAGCCTGCTACGGAAAACGTTGATCTGGGCATCTATGCGCAGATTCGCAACGAAGGTCTGCTGCACTCGCATGTGATGGAGTACATGGAAGGTTTGTCGGATGGCATTGGCCCGCGCCTGACTGGTTCGCCCAACATGAAGAAGGCGAACGAGTGGACGCGCGATCGTATGACTGATGCTGGTCTGGTCAATGCGCACCTGGAAGACTGGGGCGAGTTCGGCATGGGCTGGAAGCAGATCAATAGCTGGGCCCGCATGATCACGCCGGACACTGAGCCAGTGTGGATTCAGGCAACACCGTGGTCGCCCGCAACCAAGGGTGCTGTGACTGCTGATGCTGTGCTGGTTGAACTGAACACGCAGGCTGATCTGGCGAAGTACAAGGGCAAGCTGGCGGGCAAGATCGTTCTGCTGGGCGCGCCGCATCCGATCGTCGATCTGACAGAGCCTTTGTTCTCGCGTTATACCGAAGCCGAGTTGAAGGAAATGGAAGGCCCGGAGACGCCGCGTGGTCGTGGTGGCGTGAATATTCAGCAGGCGCTGGCAGACCGTGCGCGTCTGGCGCAGCTTCGCGGTGCGGCATTGAAGATGATGACGGAAGAAGGCGTTGCGGCCATCATCACTCCTTCGCGCGATGGCGGCAAGGGTGGCGGTACCGGCATCATCTTTGACGACAACGGCGCGAACCTGGTCCGCGGCGCACAGGTCAAGGAAACGGCTGTCACCATTCCGAACGCTGTGACCACGGTTGAGAACTACGGCCGCATCTTCCGCCTGCTGCAGCACCATGTGCCGGTACAGATGGAAGTGAACATCCAGACGGAGTTCACGGGCGATCATGAGCATGGCTTCAACACTGTTGCTGAAATCCCGGGCACCGATCCGAAGTTGAAGGAGCAGGTTGTGATGGTTGGCGGCCATCTGGATAGCTGGATCTCTGGCACGGGCGCCACGGATAACGCTGCGGGTTCGGTTGTTGCGATGGAAGCTGTGCGCATCCTGAAGGCGCTTAACATCAAGCCGCGCCGCACCATCCGCATTGCCCTGTGGAGCGGTGAGGAGCAGGGTCTGTTCGGTTCGCGTGGATACGTGAAGCAGCACTTTGGCGAGATCACCACGCCTCCGGGTGGACCTGCACCGGGTTCGGATGCAGCCATGATGGCCGCGCTGGGGATGGGCGGACGCAACGCTCGTCGTGGACCGCTGAAGACCACGAAGGAGTGGGAGACGCTGGACGCCTACTACAACCTGGATAACGGCACCGGCAAGGTACGCGGCGTGTACACGCAGCAGAACTTCGCCATTGGACCGATCTTCGCGCAGTGGATTGCACCGCTGAAGGACCTGGGTGTTACCACCATCACCAATCGCAATACGGGTGGAACGGATCACCTGTCGTTTGATTCGCTTGGTTTGCCTGGCTTCCAGTTCATTCAGGACGACATGGATTACGAGACGCGCAGCCACCACTCCAACATGGACACGGTGGAGCGCATTCACGAAGACGACCTGAAGCAGGCTGCTGTGGTGGAAGCGATCTTCCTCTACAACACCAGCGAGCGTGAGGCGATGATGCCGCGTAAGCCGTATCCGCATCCTGAAGAGGACTCGGATCGCAACGCACCGTTGAAGAACCTGTATCCCACCGCAGTTTCGGGCGCAGATAAACAGTAA
- the rnpA gene encoding ribonuclease P protein component yields MTLPIPKPKTSFAELRLRKHADYQRAYAASRKQHSREIAWFCARRDAMPERRLHPSELLFGQPHTGPRIGLTVGKVMGKAHDRNRIKRRMRAAVTMHAALLANLPLDVILHPRRTVLLLEWDKLQREVANVFRTVRKQYAAPPER; encoded by the coding sequence ATGACCCTTCCTATCCCCAAGCCGAAGACCTCGTTCGCTGAGCTGCGCCTGCGGAAACATGCGGATTATCAGCGTGCCTACGCTGCATCACGCAAGCAGCACTCGCGCGAGATCGCGTGGTTCTGCGCCCGCCGCGATGCCATGCCGGAACGCCGCCTGCACCCCTCGGAACTACTGTTCGGTCAGCCCCACACGGGACCGCGCATCGGCCTGACCGTAGGCAAAGTCATGGGCAAGGCGCATGACCGCAACCGCATCAAGCGCCGCATGCGCGCCGCCGTCACGATGCATGCGGCACTGCTGGCCAACCTGCCTCTGGATGTGATCCTGCACCCGCGCCGCACCGTCCTTCTGCTGGAGTGGGACAAGCTGCAGCGTGAGGTAGCGAACGTCTTCCGTACAGTCCGCAAGCAATACGCCGCACCGCCAGAGCGATAA
- the yidD gene encoding membrane protein insertion efficiency factor YidD, translating to MNLALAALRVYRRLLSPMLHSTGISGCRYTPTCSEYAEVAIARFGPWRGTWLALQRIARCHPFSKGGLDNVPLE from the coding sequence ATGAATCTTGCACTCGCAGCACTCCGCGTCTATCGCCGCCTGCTCTCGCCCATGCTGCACAGCACCGGCATCAGCGGATGTCGCTACACGCCCACCTGCTCGGAGTATGCAGAGGTGGCCATTGCCCGCTTTGGTCCCTGGCGCGGCACGTGGCTCGCGCTGCAACGTATCGCCCGCTGCCACCCTTTCAGCAAGGGTGGGCTGGACAACGTGCCTCTGGAATAA
- the thrS gene encoding threonine--tRNA ligase, giving the protein MSDQIKVTLPDGSVREVPRGTTPYAIAHSISPRLADAVVVAKIRTTTGKTTDGAEEQSDAGHNSAQTEESMYSDVATAERIVDLAEPLNEDVALWLLKENDPESLRVVRHSAAHVMATAITELYPEVKLGHGPATDSGFFYDILREQPFTPEDLAAIEAKMAEVVARNEPFRHEYIARDEALVGYLQQGDFMKVHFIEKFTKSGEGVSFYRNGEFLDFCRGPHVPSTGRVKAFKVMSIAGAYWLGDEKNPQLQRIYGTAFYTQKELDAHFKHLEEIKARDHRVLGKQLDLFSIQEIAGPGLIFWHPKGALIRKEMENWMRDECLRRGYSLVYTPHIMKRDLWKVSGHDGVYSKDMFPAMELDDAEYRAKPMNCPGHILIYKNSPKSYRDLPQRYAEFGNVYRYERSGTMHGLLRVRGFTQDDAHIFCTPDQISGEVEACLDFAEAVLQNFGFAEYRVELSTRDPNKEGEFFGTSEDWAYSEGALRDVLTKRGLKFQEFPGEAAFYGPKIDVKLVDVLGRLWQLSTVQFDFNLPRRFELEYTGEDGEKHQPVMVHRALFGSVERFFGVLIEHYAGAFPLWLAPVQVGLVPISEKHIDYARKVKAELEKIGLRVDLDERNEMMKAKIRDFANEKIPFVLIMGDKEAANEAVSVRTRGKGDEGSTPLTDFIARAKDLLTTRSATL; this is encoded by the coding sequence GTGAGCGACCAGATCAAAGTCACCCTTCCCGATGGCAGCGTGCGCGAAGTTCCGCGCGGCACCACGCCCTACGCCATTGCCCATAGCATCTCTCCGCGCCTTGCCGACGCAGTTGTTGTTGCGAAGATTCGCACCACTACCGGCAAAACCACCGACGGCGCCGAAGAGCAGTCCGACGCAGGCCACAACAGCGCGCAGACGGAAGAGAGCATGTACAGTGACGTCGCCACAGCCGAGCGCATCGTCGATCTCGCTGAGCCTCTGAATGAAGACGTCGCTCTGTGGCTGCTCAAGGAGAACGATCCCGAATCCCTGCGCGTAGTGCGCCACTCCGCTGCACACGTCATGGCCACGGCCATCACGGAGCTGTATCCAGAAGTAAAGCTTGGCCACGGCCCCGCGACCGATAGCGGCTTCTTCTACGACATCCTGCGCGAACAGCCGTTCACGCCCGAAGACCTCGCCGCCATTGAAGCGAAGATGGCCGAAGTGGTCGCGCGCAACGAACCTTTCCGCCACGAATACATCGCACGCGACGAAGCTCTCGTTGGCTATCTGCAGCAGGGCGACTTCATGAAGGTTCACTTCATTGAGAAGTTCACCAAGAGCGGTGAAGGCGTCAGCTTCTATCGCAATGGCGAGTTCCTGGACTTCTGCCGCGGACCGCACGTGCCCTCCACCGGCCGCGTGAAGGCGTTCAAGGTCATGAGCATCGCCGGAGCCTACTGGCTGGGCGATGAAAAGAACCCGCAGCTGCAGCGCATCTACGGCACTGCGTTCTACACGCAGAAGGAACTCGACGCGCACTTCAAGCACCTGGAAGAGATCAAGGCCCGCGACCACCGCGTTCTCGGCAAGCAGCTTGACCTGTTCTCCATTCAGGAAATCGCAGGCCCCGGCCTGATCTTCTGGCACCCCAAGGGCGCGCTCATCCGTAAGGAGATGGAGAACTGGATGCGCGACGAGTGCCTGCGTCGCGGCTACTCGCTCGTCTACACACCACACATCATGAAGCGCGATCTGTGGAAGGTCAGCGGGCACGACGGCGTGTACAGCAAGGACATGTTCCCCGCCATGGAGCTGGACGACGCGGAGTATCGCGCCAAGCCCATGAACTGCCCGGGCCACATCCTCATCTACAAGAACTCGCCCAAGAGCTACCGCGATCTGCCGCAGCGTTACGCCGAGTTCGGCAACGTCTATCGCTACGAACGCAGCGGCACCATGCACGGCCTGCTGCGCGTGCGTGGCTTTACGCAGGACGATGCACACATCTTCTGCACGCCCGACCAGATCAGCGGCGAAGTAGAAGCCTGCCTCGACTTTGCAGAAGCTGTACTGCAGAACTTCGGCTTTGCCGAGTACCGCGTCGAACTCTCCACGCGCGACCCCAACAAGGAAGGCGAATTCTTCGGCACCTCCGAGGACTGGGCCTACTCCGAAGGCGCACTGCGTGACGTACTCACCAAGCGCGGCCTCAAGTTCCAGGAGTTCCCCGGTGAAGCCGCCTTCTACGGCCCCAAGATCGACGTAAAACTCGTCGACGTCCTTGGACGCCTTTGGCAGCTTTCCACCGTGCAATTCGACTTCAACCTGCCACGTCGCTTCGAACTCGAATACACCGGCGAAGACGGTGAAAAGCACCAGCCAGTGATGGTGCACCGCGCATTGTTCGGCTCGGTCGAACGCTTCTTCGGCGTGCTGATCGAACACTACGCCGGAGCGTTCCCGCTATGGCTAGCGCCAGTGCAGGTCGGCCTCGTCCCCATCAGCGAGAAGCACATCGACTACGCCCGCAAGGTGAAAGCCGAACTCGAAAAGATCGGCCTCCGCGTCGACCTCGACGAACGCAACGAAATGATGAAGGCCAAGATCCGCGACTTCGCGAACGAGAAGATCCCCTTCGTCCTCATCATGGGCGACAAGGAAGCCGCCAACGAAGCCGTAAGCGTCCGCACCAGAGGCAAAGGCGACGAAGGCAGCACCCCACTCACGGACTTCATCGCACGCGCCAAAGATCTTCTCACCACCCGATCTGCCACGCTGTAA
- a CDS encoding CehA/McbA family metallohydrolase, whose amino-acid sequence MKLSGLKRLLVVLLALVAGVACAQEPQLTLHGEVRRAQFMSYQEVPFDVPEGVSRLSVEFTYTGHDHGTNLDMGVIDPQRFRGWSGGNKHSFTVSESDATPSYLPGLVVAGRWRLLVGVPAIREGSVAQYTVKVWWQKVGTDAVSGSTFSQKPIREGAAWYQGDLHMHTGHSDGSCASESGARIPCPVFLTAQAAVARGLDFIVITDHNTTSHYDAMRELQPYFDKLLLIPGREITTFYGHANVFGTTQFIDFRLGTKPVPTMKALLDEVDAAHGLLALNHPGVPSGEQCMGCGWTAPNTDFTRIHVMEAVNGADADGEKSGVPVWQRQLDRGLRITAIGGSDNHNALIKPEQNNAIGSPTTVVYATSLSESAILAGIRAGHVYVDTDGTKVRSLILSAVSGSEHVLMGDVMHVADGGTVTFTVEANGVAGMHGEVITDGKRSALEGGIFAPGKQLRSFTIASDGKPHTVRVEIRDADGKLKLLGNPIYLNR is encoded by the coding sequence ATGAAGCTTTCAGGATTGAAGAGGCTGCTGGTGGTTTTGCTGGCGTTGGTTGCCGGTGTGGCGTGTGCGCAGGAGCCGCAGTTAACGCTGCATGGCGAGGTGCGTCGCGCGCAGTTCATGTCGTATCAGGAAGTGCCGTTTGATGTGCCGGAGGGCGTGTCGCGGCTGAGTGTGGAGTTTACGTACACCGGGCATGATCACGGCACGAACCTTGATATGGGTGTGATTGATCCGCAGCGTTTTCGCGGATGGAGTGGCGGCAACAAACACTCGTTTACTGTGAGCGAATCGGATGCGACGCCTTCGTATCTGCCGGGACTTGTGGTCGCAGGGCGTTGGCGTTTGCTGGTGGGTGTGCCTGCGATTCGTGAGGGTTCTGTTGCGCAGTACACGGTGAAGGTGTGGTGGCAGAAGGTTGGCACGGATGCTGTGTCGGGCTCCACGTTTTCGCAGAAGCCGATACGTGAAGGTGCTGCGTGGTATCAGGGTGATCTGCACATGCACACGGGACATAGCGATGGTTCCTGTGCGAGCGAGAGTGGTGCGAGGATTCCTTGTCCTGTGTTTCTGACTGCGCAGGCTGCAGTGGCGCGTGGGCTGGACTTCATTGTTATCACTGATCACAACACCACGTCGCACTACGACGCGATGCGGGAATTGCAGCCGTACTTTGACAAGCTGTTGCTGATTCCGGGACGTGAAATCACCACGTTTTATGGGCATGCGAACGTGTTCGGCACAACGCAGTTTATTGACTTTCGATTGGGCACAAAACCTGTTCCCACGATGAAGGCGCTGCTGGATGAAGTGGATGCAGCGCATGGATTGCTTGCGTTGAATCATCCGGGGGTGCCTTCCGGCGAGCAGTGCATGGGGTGCGGATGGACTGCTCCGAATACAGACTTCACGCGCATTCATGTGATGGAAGCAGTGAATGGTGCGGATGCGGATGGCGAGAAGTCCGGTGTGCCGGTGTGGCAGCGGCAACTGGATCGCGGTCTGCGCATCACGGCCATTGGTGGCAGCGATAATCACAATGCTTTGATCAAGCCTGAACAGAACAATGCGATTGGTTCACCGACCACGGTGGTGTATGCGACGTCGTTGTCGGAGAGCGCGATTCTCGCGGGGATTCGCGCAGGGCATGTGTATGTCGATACAGATGGCACGAAGGTGCGGTCTTTGATCCTGTCTGCTGTTTCGGGCAGTGAACATGTGTTGATGGGCGATGTGATGCATGTCGCTGATGGTGGGACTGTTACGTTCACTGTGGAGGCAAACGGTGTTGCTGGAATGCATGGTGAGGTCATCACCGATGGCAAACGCAGCGCACTGGAAGGCGGCATATTCGCGCCGGGCAAACAGTTAAGGAGCTTTACTATTGCGAGTGATGGCAAGCCACATACCGTTCGCGTGGAGATTCGTGATGCTGACGGCAAGCTTAAGCTGCTGGGGAATCCGATCTATCTGAATCGGTAG
- a CDS encoding Gfo/Idh/MocA family protein, whose translation MRSALRLLFLVLLTAFAPCLYAQTASSGTPIRVAVVGLVHGHVSSTLNGFAHNTNPNVQLVAIEEPDTALTKKYVDRFHLEAIPTYTDLETMLNKEKPDAILMYIRNSEHPKVAITAAKHHVSSIMEKPMAISVPEALAMRKAAQQYHVHILTNYDTSYFPSNNEAIALAQAGKLGTVHKMVFYAGHAGPVALNSPPEFMSWLTDAEQNGAGALYDFGCYGADLVTFLLRGQMPISVTAVAQTDNPKTYPKADDDATIIIRYPTFQAVLMPSWEWSFNSTRKDLELFGEEGQVKTIGTKDVSLQLKGEKTATQSPAPAVDPKRSNELDYLVAVLRNEVDDHWLPGSLDTNMVAVQIMDAARESVKTGKTVELKPLP comes from the coding sequence ATGCGTTCCGCTCTCCGACTGCTTTTTCTTGTTCTCCTCACAGCATTTGCGCCCTGCTTGTATGCGCAAACCGCTTCTTCCGGAACGCCCATCCGCGTGGCCGTCGTCGGCCTGGTGCACGGCCATGTAAGCAGCACTTTGAACGGATTCGCACACAACACCAATCCCAACGTTCAGCTTGTAGCCATTGAAGAACCGGACACCGCGCTCACGAAGAAATATGTCGATCGCTTTCACCTCGAGGCAATCCCCACATACACCGACCTGGAGACGATGCTCAACAAAGAAAAGCCGGATGCGATCCTCATGTACATCCGAAACAGCGAGCATCCCAAAGTCGCGATCACAGCCGCAAAGCACCACGTGAGCAGCATCATGGAAAAGCCGATGGCCATCTCCGTGCCCGAGGCACTGGCCATGCGCAAAGCCGCGCAGCAGTACCACGTACACATCCTCACCAACTACGACACCAGCTACTTCCCCAGCAACAACGAGGCGATTGCGCTGGCCCAGGCGGGCAAGCTGGGCACCGTCCACAAGATGGTCTTCTACGCAGGCCACGCTGGACCGGTCGCACTGAATTCGCCACCGGAATTTATGAGCTGGCTCACGGACGCGGAACAGAACGGTGCAGGTGCGCTCTATGACTTCGGTTGCTACGGCGCCGACCTCGTCACGTTTCTCTTGAGGGGCCAGATGCCCATCAGCGTGACCGCCGTTGCGCAGACCGACAATCCGAAAACCTACCCCAAAGCCGATGACGACGCGACCATCATCATCCGCTATCCCACCTTCCAGGCCGTTCTCATGCCGAGCTGGGAGTGGAGCTTCAATTCCACTCGCAAGGATCTGGAGCTGTTCGGCGAAGAGGGCCAGGTAAAGACCATTGGCACAAAGGATGTGTCGCTGCAGTTAAAGGGAGAGAAAACTGCAACGCAGTCTCCCGCACCCGCCGTGGATCCCAAGCGCAGTAACGAACTGGACTACCTGGTTGCCGTGCTTCGCAATGAGGTGGATGACCACTGGCTCCCCGGTTCGCTCGACACAAACATGGTGGCCGTACAAATCATGGACGCCGCACGAGAGAGCGTGAAGACCGGCAAGACGGTGGAGCTGAAGCCGCTACCGTAG
- a CDS encoding GNAT family N-acetyltransferase, with translation MTADNRSSLLSVRPLDIDDAEAVSSLSTQLGYPCDAATMHERIHRLANSPDRIAFVAVLENIVVGWADASIERHLQSPDVVELGGLVVAEGHRGLGIGRRLCEAVEEWAVRQEIPRVRVRSQIKRQDAHRFYLRDGYEHVKTSEVFEKRLD, from the coding sequence ATGACAGCGGATAACAGATCGTCTCTGCTCAGCGTGCGCCCTCTCGACATCGACGACGCAGAGGCCGTAAGCTCTCTCAGCACGCAACTTGGCTATCCCTGTGACGCTGCGACGATGCATGAAAGAATCCATCGACTCGCGAACTCACCGGACCGCATCGCCTTCGTCGCAGTTCTGGAAAACATCGTTGTGGGATGGGCAGACGCCAGCATTGAACGGCATCTGCAGTCTCCTGACGTAGTAGAACTGGGCGGACTCGTCGTGGCGGAAGGCCATCGTGGACTGGGTATCGGTCGGCGGTTGTGCGAAGCAGTGGAGGAGTGGGCTGTACGCCAGGAAATACCGCGCGTACGCGTACGTTCTCAGATCAAACGGCAGGACGCGCATCGCTTTTATCTGCGCGACGGCTATGAACATGTAAAGACCTCTGAGGTCTTTGAGAAGAGGTTGGACTAA
- a CDS encoding phytanoyl-CoA dioxygenase family protein, with amino-acid sequence MTYCEQIDINGFAIVENVITQEGVSSFIETLSPLQEEVAQVSGGIRNLMRRSPAIAALAQSDAIRALVTPILGSEIFPVRAIFFDKTPEANWKIPWHQDVTIAVKERQECDGYGPWSVKAGVIHVQPPATISEQMLSVRMHLDDCPASNGALRVISGTHLLGKLRHAETDSVIAEREATTCEVRAGGALIMKPLLLHASSESNTNNTLKHRRVIHLDYAATELPFGLEWHEA; translated from the coding sequence ATGACCTACTGCGAACAGATCGATATAAACGGCTTTGCCATCGTGGAAAACGTCATCACCCAGGAAGGCGTCTCGAGTTTTATCGAGACGCTTTCGCCTTTACAGGAGGAAGTGGCACAGGTGAGTGGCGGTATTCGCAACCTGATGCGGCGTTCACCTGCAATTGCTGCGCTGGCACAGAGTGATGCGATACGAGCTCTCGTCACACCGATTCTTGGGTCCGAGATATTTCCCGTTCGCGCGATTTTCTTTGACAAGACGCCGGAAGCAAATTGGAAAATCCCGTGGCATCAGGACGTCACGATTGCAGTAAAAGAACGCCAAGAATGCGACGGCTACGGCCCATGGTCTGTGAAGGCCGGCGTTATTCATGTGCAGCCACCCGCAACGATATCCGAGCAGATGCTCTCGGTGCGGATGCATCTCGATGATTGCCCTGCATCCAATGGTGCGCTTCGAGTCATTTCGGGAACACATCTGCTTGGCAAGCTTCGTCATGCCGAAACAGACTCAGTTATTGCAGAGCGTGAAGCGACTACTTGTGAGGTAAGGGCTGGCGGGGCACTGATAATGAAGCCTTTACTTCTTCATGCTTCGTCTGAATCAAACACGAACAACACATTGAAGCATCGTCGTGTCATTCACTTGGATTACGCAGCCACCGAATTGCCTTTTGGGCTCGAATGGCATGAGGCATAG
- the rpmH gene encoding 50S ribosomal protein L34, producing MPKRTFQPNRRRRAKTHGFLTRMKSKAGQSVLNRRRAKGRHKIAVSAGFRD from the coding sequence ATGCCGAAGCGCACTTTTCAGCCGAACCGCCGCCGCCGCGCCAAGACGCACGGCTTTCTCACCCGTATGAAGTCGAAGGCGGGCCAGTCTGTTCTGAACCGCCGTCGCGCAAAGGGCCGTCATAAGATTGCCGTCTCCGCCGGCTTCCGCGACTAG